The Kordia sp. SMS9 genome window below encodes:
- a CDS encoding prolyl oligopeptidase family serine peptidase, which translates to MIKKLLGIICIILISCTKESSFQRTVPTNIQNNTTETYHGEEIADPFRPLENMKDSTILDWYKKEAQYAQNILQNISGREKFQTENNASNISISELTFTNDDHYYYLKKTTHETTAKLYSRHKIDGKEILVFNPENYQTTSNNTYYINYFNPSWDNSNIVISLSKNDEEISEMIILNTKTKKMHPQVIQNAWPAALGGVRWLADDSGFFYEYIPETNQDEDEYLKNIETVLYTIGSNPQQRNVYFSKKNNPEIQMNSGDFPEVFLQNPTDKYLFSNVSGASAYYEYYVTEYRNLYNKKITWKPLFTQEDKVPFFYVIEDEVFFITANKASNFKICKTSLQNPNVQNPEVLVAEDPQATISDFVMTKQGLFFVKTKNGVASKLYKLQEGNIQEIPIPKPAGAIYLLSKGHDYEDLWIEISGWTTHEVRYKYNAADNTFVEESLYPSKNNKNYDDIIVEEVEVPSHDGELIPLSIIYHKDRQKNGNNPVLMRGYGTYAFSLTPEVDPLMMQWIDKGGIYAVTHVRGGGEKGDTWHKAGFKKTKPNTWKDFIACTEYLIDQNYTKPEKIAAWSSSAGGILIGRAITERPDLYAAAIVRVGKLNTLRSENTPNGLNGIKEYGTVKDANEFEYLLEMDAYQHIKKGEKYPAVLLTAGMNDTRVPAWQPGKFAAKMIQYNGANSPIIFNVDFKSGHGFDASSEKRSTELQDMLSFAFWQTGHKDFALKTHTLTK; encoded by the coding sequence ATGATAAAAAAATTGCTAGGTATCATTTGTATCATTCTGATAAGCTGTACAAAAGAATCTTCGTTCCAACGAACAGTACCAACGAATATTCAAAATAACACTACTGAAACATATCATGGGGAAGAAATTGCAGATCCATTCCGACCGTTGGAAAACATGAAAGATTCCACCATTCTCGATTGGTACAAAAAAGAAGCACAATACGCACAAAACATTTTGCAAAATATCAGTGGACGCGAAAAGTTTCAAACAGAAAACAATGCTTCAAACATTTCCATTTCCGAGCTTACATTTACCAACGACGATCATTATTACTATTTAAAGAAAACTACCCACGAAACTACTGCAAAACTGTATTCCAGACACAAAATAGATGGAAAAGAAATCTTGGTTTTCAATCCAGAAAACTATCAAACAACATCCAACAATACATATTATATCAACTATTTCAACCCAAGTTGGGACAATAGTAACATAGTCATTAGTCTATCCAAAAACGACGAAGAAATCTCAGAAATGATCATTCTCAACACAAAAACCAAAAAAATGCATCCGCAGGTTATCCAAAATGCTTGGCCAGCAGCATTAGGCGGTGTACGATGGCTGGCAGATGATAGCGGTTTTTTCTATGAATACATTCCAGAAACAAATCAAGATGAAGATGAATATCTAAAAAATATTGAAACGGTTTTGTATACGATCGGAAGCAATCCGCAACAGCGAAACGTGTATTTTTCCAAAAAAAACAATCCCGAAATTCAGATGAATTCTGGTGATTTTCCAGAGGTATTTTTGCAAAATCCAACGGACAAATATTTATTTAGTAATGTTTCTGGTGCAAGTGCATATTACGAATATTACGTTACAGAATACCGCAATTTATACAACAAAAAAATTACGTGGAAACCATTATTTACACAAGAAGACAAAGTGCCGTTTTTTTATGTGATTGAAGATGAGGTGTTTTTTATAACTGCCAACAAGGCTTCCAATTTCAAAATATGCAAAACTTCGCTTCAAAACCCAAATGTGCAAAATCCTGAAGTATTAGTAGCGGAAGATCCGCAAGCAACCATTTCTGATTTTGTGATGACGAAACAAGGACTATTCTTTGTGAAAACGAAAAATGGCGTAGCTTCCAAACTGTACAAATTGCAAGAAGGAAACATTCAAGAAATTCCAATTCCAAAACCAGCAGGCGCAATCTATTTGCTTTCCAAAGGACACGATTATGAAGATTTATGGATTGAAATCAGTGGTTGGACGACCCATGAAGTACGCTACAAATACAATGCAGCAGACAATACTTTTGTTGAAGAAAGTCTCTATCCATCCAAAAACAATAAAAATTACGACGATATTATTGTAGAAGAAGTAGAAGTACCATCACATGATGGTGAATTAATTCCACTTTCAATTATCTATCACAAAGACCGACAAAAAAACGGAAACAATCCTGTGCTTATGCGCGGTTATGGAACCTATGCATTTTCGCTCACACCAGAAGTTGATCCGCTGATGATGCAATGGATTGACAAAGGCGGAATTTACGCAGTAACGCATGTACGCGGCGGTGGCGAAAAAGGCGATACATGGCACAAAGCAGGATTCAAAAAAACGAAACCCAATACATGGAAAGATTTTATTGCCTGTACAGAATATCTCATAGATCAAAACTATACAAAACCTGAAAAAATTGCCGCGTGGAGTTCCAGTGCAGGCGGAATTCTCATTGGACGCGCCATTACCGAACGTCCCGATTTATATGCCGCAGCCATTGTACGCGTTGGGAAACTAAACACGTTGCGTTCTGAAAACACGCCCAACGGACTCAACGGCATCAAAGAATACGGAACTGTAAAAGACGCGAACGAATTTGAATATTTACTGGAAATGGACGCGTATCAACACATCAAAAAAGGAGAAAAATATCCTGCTGTATTACTAACGGCAGGAATGAATGATACACGTGTTCCTGCATGGCAACCTGGAAAATTTGCAGCAAAAATGATACAATATAATGGCGCAAATTCGCCAATCATATTCAATGTCGATTTTAAAAGTGGTCATGGTTTTGATGCGAGTTCAGAAAAACGCAGTACGGAATTGCAAGACATGTTGTCCTTTGCATTTTGGCAAACAGGACATAAAGATTTTGCACTAAAAACACACACACTTACAAAATAA
- a CDS encoding AraC family transcriptional regulator codes for MIRKGKFIGISLFLVVLQFLSAVLIAQNNIPERVVDTVKNNSIADKIEKTNLKTLSIELQRAKQTENTSEIAEAYLEYSDYYLGDLNELSLKYSDSIIFRTKDLENNERFPAKGYNQKGRYYYRLGKYKLALNNFTTALDRAKENTLLYQTINLNIGLIKNTIKRNTESKKIFREYVNFLESNGYQATKKYNRGLFALSHAFTYTGELDSASYYINKGIKSSLAINDTAGYNYFVLNSGINYYLKKEYKKALDSLSRAQKLFGNDRNEIISLAFAHLYLGKTNKVLNRSSIENFLKVDSILEVTEDVLPEFLDVYADINDYYIEKKDLKNQLHYIKKEKKFRNISQTNYEDLVKNIVTNYDNKLLEKEMEKIIAEIKSKDNIIIIVLLSLLLAFGGAIYYFFRKQVINKKRFHKLLAEQEQKKESEKKVVKKVTTAVENTIKELPEDLVNDILEKLTKFETTDKFVKKKYTLPQLAKELNTNGTYLSKVINEVKQVNFANYLNQLRIDYAVARITSDARFREYTIKAIAEECGFKTQQSFSAAFYKKTGIKPSFFIRQLKNKIKNSNT; via the coding sequence ATGATTCGTAAAGGAAAATTTATCGGAATATCACTGTTTTTAGTGGTCTTGCAGTTTTTAAGTGCTGTATTGATCGCACAGAATAATATCCCAGAAAGGGTAGTTGATACTGTAAAAAATAATAGCATAGCCGATAAAATTGAAAAGACAAACCTAAAAACTCTAAGCATAGAATTACAGCGTGCAAAACAAACGGAAAACACTTCCGAAATCGCAGAAGCCTATCTTGAATATTCAGATTATTACCTGGGAGATTTGAATGAATTATCACTAAAATACAGTGACAGTATTATATTTCGAACGAAAGATTTAGAAAATAACGAACGGTTTCCCGCCAAAGGATATAATCAAAAAGGAAGGTATTATTATCGATTGGGAAAATACAAATTGGCACTTAATAACTTTACCACTGCGTTAGATCGTGCCAAAGAAAATACCTTATTATATCAAACGATTAATTTGAATATCGGACTGATAAAAAATACAATCAAAAGAAATACCGAGTCTAAAAAAATATTCAGGGAATACGTAAATTTTTTAGAATCTAACGGGTATCAAGCAACAAAAAAATACAACAGAGGATTGTTTGCACTTTCACACGCGTTTACCTACACAGGCGAATTGGATTCGGCTTCCTATTATATCAATAAAGGAATAAAAAGCAGTTTGGCAATAAATGATACAGCTGGATATAACTATTTTGTGTTAAATTCTGGAATTAACTATTACTTAAAAAAAGAATATAAAAAAGCACTTGACAGTTTGTCACGAGCACAAAAACTCTTCGGCAATGACAGAAATGAAATAATTTCCTTAGCGTTTGCACACTTATATCTCGGAAAAACCAATAAAGTTTTAAACCGAAGTAGTATAGAAAACTTTCTAAAAGTGGATTCTATATTAGAAGTAACGGAAGATGTACTTCCCGAATTTTTGGACGTGTATGCAGATATAAACGATTATTACATCGAAAAAAAAGATTTAAAAAATCAACTGCATTACATAAAGAAAGAAAAGAAGTTTCGTAACATTTCTCAAACAAACTATGAAGACTTGGTGAAAAATATTGTCACCAATTACGACAATAAGCTTCTAGAAAAAGAAATGGAAAAAATTATAGCAGAGATCAAATCAAAAGACAATATTATCATCATTGTGCTGTTATCTTTATTGTTAGCTTTTGGCGGTGCGATTTATTATTTTTTCCGAAAACAAGTCATCAATAAAAAACGTTTCCACAAACTATTAGCAGAACAAGAGCAGAAAAAAGAAAGCGAAAAGAAAGTTGTAAAAAAAGTAACAACTGCTGTAGAAAATACGATAAAAGAATTGCCAGAAGATTTGGTAAATGATATTTTGGAGAAGCTCACCAAGTTTGAAACGACGGATAAATTTGTAAAGAAAAAATATACGCTTCCGCAGCTTGCAAAAGAACTCAATACGAACGGAACGTATTTATCAAAAGTCATCAATGAAGTCAAACAAGTAAACTTTGCCAACTACTTGAATCAACTCAGAATTGACTATGCTGTAGCACGAATTACTAGTGATGCACGTTTTAGAGAATACACCATAAAAGCCATTGCAGAAGAGTGCGGATTTAAGACACAACAATCGTTTTCAGCGGCTTTTTATAAAAAAACAGGCATAAAACCGTCGTTTTTTATACGACAATTGAAAAATAAAATTAAAAACTCAAATACTTGA
- a CDS encoding peptidase domain-containing ABC transporter, producing the protein MQLNKENIIYFLILAILILAFGILYQVIQSLTIDEDSETFQKRHEVRKKWFLNIIQPDYKTISYSILLGICIAVLGMSIAVFSQQLIDVILPSKDTEMLVFSIGIVTFLLLIKVYFTTIRNQFLISQSKNVNNRIIDRFYSSLLSLPKPFFDTRKIGELVARFNDTQRIQNVIKVVIGNVVIHTLITIVSLGFLFYYSWQIGLIAAIILPFYFLLMYGFNTKIIKAQKEIMRSCTDNESNYISSLQNISIIKNTNRQSVFQKLNQRMYGDFQDKVFQLGKINVRLSLFSSVFGVLFLMGVLVYTSFQVYSGVMRIGELTAVLCIAGSLLPSVASLALVAIPINEAKVAFDRMYEFTALAEEDSGKTPIQTFTSLEIKNVSFGFSAKKHVLNNINIKVSKKQCIAIVGESGCGKSTLGQIIQKFYSHESGDIIVNNEIPLQQVLTKDWRNIIGVIPQEVPIFPNTVFDNIVLGEEDTLQHVDAFITEYGFDDFIQRLPKGYATLLGKGGIKLSNGQKQVLALIRVLYKKPQLLILDEFTATMDRKTELFVFELLAQLKSKITIIFISHHLHHLKQIADEIYVMQEGETNIHGNHKTLLKTPNFYSDFWEKIVKTPEAINYIS; encoded by the coding sequence ATGCAACTCAACAAAGAAAATATTATCTATTTTTTGATTCTTGCGATTCTGATTTTAGCATTTGGCATCTTGTACCAAGTTATCCAATCGTTGACCATTGATGAAGATTCTGAAACGTTTCAAAAACGCCACGAAGTACGCAAAAAATGGTTTTTAAATATTATACAACCCGATTACAAAACTATAAGTTACAGTATTCTTTTGGGAATCTGTATTGCTGTTTTAGGAATGAGCATTGCGGTATTTTCACAACAATTAATTGACGTGATCCTGCCATCAAAAGATACCGAAATGCTCGTTTTCAGCATTGGTATTGTCACTTTTTTATTGTTGATAAAGGTATATTTTACTACGATTCGAAATCAATTTTTGATTTCGCAAAGTAAAAACGTGAACAATCGTATTATTGACCGATTTTACAGTTCGTTGTTGAGTTTGCCAAAACCGTTTTTTGATACTCGAAAGATTGGTGAGTTGGTCGCTCGATTCAACGATACACAGCGCATTCAAAATGTCATTAAAGTGGTGATTGGAAACGTAGTGATTCATACACTGATTACCATTGTATCACTTGGCTTTTTATTTTACTATTCTTGGCAAATTGGGTTGATTGCAGCAATTATTTTACCGTTTTATTTCCTGTTGATGTATGGTTTTAATACCAAAATCATCAAAGCTCAAAAAGAAATCATGCGCAGTTGTACCGATAATGAGAGCAATTATATCAGTTCACTACAAAATATATCCATCATCAAAAATACAAATAGACAAAGTGTTTTTCAAAAATTGAATCAGCGCATGTATGGCGATTTTCAAGATAAAGTATTTCAACTTGGAAAAATTAATGTGCGACTGTCGTTGTTTTCAAGTGTATTTGGCGTGTTGTTTTTAATGGGCGTTTTGGTATACACTTCGTTTCAAGTGTACAGTGGCGTGATGCGTATTGGCGAATTGACTGCCGTTTTGTGCATTGCAGGTTCGTTATTGCCTTCTGTAGCAAGTTTGGCGTTGGTTGCGATTCCGATCAACGAAGCCAAAGTAGCTTTTGACAGAATGTATGAGTTTACCGCTTTGGCGGAAGAAGACTCTGGAAAAACGCCGATCCAAACATTTACATCACTCGAAATTAAGAATGTTTCTTTTGGTTTTTCCGCGAAGAAACACGTACTAAATAATATCAATATTAAAGTTTCCAAAAAACAATGCATTGCCATTGTTGGCGAAAGTGGTTGTGGAAAAAGCACATTGGGACAAATTATCCAAAAGTTTTATTCCCACGAAAGTGGCGACATTATCGTGAATAATGAAATTCCACTGCAACAAGTGTTAACCAAAGATTGGCGCAATATTATTGGCGTGATTCCGCAAGAAGTGCCCATTTTTCCAAACACGGTTTTTGACAATATTGTATTGGGCGAAGAAGATACGCTTCAACATGTAGATGCGTTTATTACAGAATATGGTTTTGACGATTTTATTCAGCGATTGCCCAAAGGATACGCTACACTTCTTGGAAAAGGTGGTATAAAATTATCTAACGGACAAAAGCAAGTATTGGCATTGATTAGAGTACTGTATAAAAAACCACAACTCTTAATTTTAGATGAATTCACTGCAACGATGGACCGAAAAACGGAGTTGTTTGTGTTTGAATTGTTAGCGCAATTGAAATCAAAAATTACCATCATATTCATTTCGCATCACTTACATCATTTAAAGCAAATTGCGGATGAAATTTATGTGATGCAGGAAGGAGAAACCAACATACACGGCAATCATAAGACATTGCTAAAAACACCCAATTTTTACAGTGATTTTTGGGAAAAAATAGTAAAAACGCCTGAAGCGATAAACTACATATCATGA
- a CDS encoding alkaline phosphatase, producing MKKNLILLLAFLCAFVTFAQENLLQSGPMVGYSDFREALIWVQTTEAAAVKIGYFAENEAEKFTETVQTTKASDFIAKLTPNQVDYGKTYKYKVYINDIFVPRDYKLEFQTQTLWQFRTDPPNFKIALGSCSFINEKKDDRPKPYGDQYQIFNSILQKNPDLMLWVGDNMYLRVPDFMTETGIRHRYRHTRATPEMQALLGSVHNYATWDDHDFGPNNADRSYVNKKITEHVFNDYWGNLNTNAAGNGGVTQHFAWNDVEFFMLDNRYHRAPNRDPNADKDYLGTQQLDWLVDALTKSRATFKIVINGGQVISDVAKFENYATYPTEHAKLLKRLHDAKIEGVLFISGDRHHTEVSRMERKDAYPLIDVTCSPLTAGTHQARDEGNTHQVEGKTFYNRNFGIMEVTGKRRERVLLLTIYDSDGNKAFDYEIKANDLRYPRKRR from the coding sequence ATGAAAAAGAATTTGATACTACTTCTCGCCTTTTTATGTGCTTTTGTGACCTTTGCACAGGAAAATTTACTACAATCTGGTCCCATGGTTGGCTATTCAGACTTTAGAGAAGCCTTGATTTGGGTACAAACTACGGAAGCTGCTGCGGTGAAAATTGGCTATTTTGCAGAAAATGAAGCAGAAAAGTTTACAGAAACTGTTCAAACGACGAAAGCTAGTGATTTTATTGCGAAGTTGACTCCGAACCAAGTAGACTATGGAAAAACGTACAAGTACAAGGTATATATCAACGATATTTTTGTTCCTAGAGATTATAAGCTAGAGTTTCAAACACAAACGTTGTGGCAATTCCGAACCGATCCGCCGAATTTTAAAATCGCGTTGGGTTCGTGTAGTTTTATCAATGAAAAGAAAGACGATCGCCCAAAACCGTATGGCGATCAGTATCAAATTTTTAATTCCATTCTACAAAAAAATCCTGATTTAATGTTGTGGGTTGGTGACAATATGTATTTGCGCGTACCTGATTTTATGACTGAAACTGGCATTCGTCATCGGTATAGACATACACGCGCTACTCCAGAAATGCAGGCTTTATTAGGAAGCGTGCATAATTACGCTACTTGGGATGATCATGATTTTGGTCCAAACAATGCCGATCGCAGTTATGTGAATAAGAAAATTACCGAACATGTTTTTAATGACTATTGGGGAAATTTAAACACCAATGCTGCTGGAAATGGTGGTGTTACACAACATTTTGCATGGAATGATGTTGAGTTTTTTATGTTGGACAATCGCTATCACAGAGCGCCCAACAGAGATCCGAATGCGGATAAAGATTATTTGGGAACACAACAATTAGATTGGTTGGTTGATGCGTTGACGAAAAGCAGAGCTACATTTAAAATTGTAATTAATGGTGGACAAGTGATCAGTGATGTTGCCAAATTTGAAAATTATGCAACCTATCCCACAGAGCATGCCAAACTATTAAAACGCTTACACGATGCAAAAATTGAAGGTGTTCTTTTTATTAGTGGCGACCGACATCACACAGAAGTTTCTCGTATGGAACGTAAAGATGCCTATCCGTTGATTGATGTTACCTGTTCTCCACTAACCGCAGGAACGCACCAAGCAAGAGACGAAGGCAACACACATCAAGTGGAAGGAAAAACATTTTACAACCGCAATTTTGGCATTATGGAAGTAACAGGAAAACGAAGAGAGCGTGTGCTTTTGTTAACGATTTATGATTCTGATGGAAACAAAGCATTTGACTACGAAATTAAAGCCAACGACCTGCGATATCCAAGAAAAAGAAGATAG
- a CDS encoding DUF6705 family protein has product MKKYILILTLLGLTSCSTAQAIIPIENEKGFQEQDGITYYYKDVNGELAKFTGTWKYETATEIFEITFYLKIKKDNGSSYEDQLLSKFKYIQNGVEIYNTYQEIDPLNFFGGFFVQPNNTNKINLSYHEPNVVYKSRRKRLNLEYIPATGIGQSPTVLWKRDVWQGSPAPPPYQVPKIMTLVKQ; this is encoded by the coding sequence ATGAAAAAATATATATTAATACTCACTTTATTGGGATTGACAAGCTGTTCAACGGCGCAAGCAATTATCCCAATTGAAAACGAAAAAGGATTTCAAGAGCAAGACGGTATAACTTATTATTACAAAGATGTGAATGGTGAATTGGCTAAGTTTACAGGAACTTGGAAATATGAAACAGCAACGGAAATTTTTGAAATTACATTTTATCTAAAAATAAAAAAAGATAATGGAAGTTCATATGAAGATCAATTGTTAAGTAAATTCAAATACATTCAAAATGGTGTGGAAATTTACAATACCTATCAAGAAATAGATCCACTAAATTTCTTTGGTGGTTTTTTTGTTCAGCCAAATAATACAAATAAAATTAATTTGTCATATCATGAACCTAATGTTGTATATAAATCACGTCGTAAACGGCTCAATTTAGAATATATTCCTGCTACAGGTATAGGACAATCACCAACAGTACTTTGGAAACGTGACGTTTGGCAAGGTTCTCCTGCGCCACCACCTTATCAAGTTCCAAAAATAATGACTTTAGTAAAACAATGA
- a CDS encoding endonuclease V: protein MIAAIDIHYKETYAKAVCVVFNWADATPKHIYTALVEDVAPYVSGEFYKRELPCILKVLQQVNLNALEAIIVDGHVFVGNDKKYGLGGYLWEALDEKIPIIGVAKKSFIHTEKVATPIKRGESENPLYVSCIGIDTDIVLEKVQLLHGPHRMPTVLKLADSISRTTMDS from the coding sequence ATGATTGCTGCCATTGATATTCACTATAAAGAAACCTATGCGAAAGCTGTTTGCGTCGTTTTTAATTGGGCAGATGCAACGCCAAAACACATATATACTGCACTTGTAGAAGACGTTGCACCGTATGTTTCTGGTGAATTTTACAAAAGAGAATTGCCATGTATTTTGAAAGTATTGCAACAGGTCAATCTCAATGCCTTAGAAGCGATCATTGTGGATGGACATGTGTTTGTAGGGAACGATAAAAAGTATGGTTTGGGCGGTTATCTTTGGGAAGCGCTCGATGAAAAAATACCGATTATTGGAGTTGCGAAGAAATCATTTATTCACACAGAAAAAGTTGCTACACCGATAAAACGTGGCGAAAGTGAAAATCCGCTGTATGTATCTTGTATCGGAATTGACACAGACATTGTATTAGAGAAGGTTCAACTGCTTCATGGACCGCATCGCATGCCAACAGTTTTAAAGTTGGCAGATTCTATTTCTCGCACTACAATGGATTCCTAA